Proteins from a genomic interval of Diprion similis isolate iyDipSimi1 chromosome 10, iyDipSimi1.1, whole genome shotgun sequence:
- the LOC124411666 gene encoding ATP-binding cassette subfamily C member 4-like has product MDTREKHEGRKNPQESSNIISLLFFGWMIPIFWKGAKRDLQVTDLYDPLKSDESGRLGDQLQKEWEKELIKADGELVLGKDGKKKAKQQPSLTWAIVRVFWVRYMFQGLLLFFQLMVFKILQPILQGWIIDYFNPGENTISRNDVLLYAGYLILVTLGIVFITHHTNLQVQKVGMCIRVACCSLIYRKVLRLNQAALNNTAAGQVANLISNDVARFDFVPMFLHFIWIMPLQVLVIGYVMWQSVGIASLVGIGAMMLQTIPIQGYMSHVSAKFRSKIAVKTDHRVQLMSELISGIQVVKMYSWEKPFDMIVSKVRGLEMKLIAVTTYLRGIYLSIMVFSERMTLYLTLITFVLMGNTLTADVSFVLSTLFNVLQMTCAICFPQAIIMAGETAVSLKRLTEFLLLDEIKAPEKVDKKLKNGTVYAEKQTTGQRFKNGVGIEMVNVAANWVHGQLPPTLCQVSLDVGVQSLSVLVGSVGSGKSSLLHLILGELPSGAGSVNLYTSENGVKTIVNPKDIRISYASQDPWLFSASIRDNILFGQPFDRIKYQEVTRVCALLKDFEQLPQGDMSFAGERGASLSGGQRARVNLARAVYRDADLYLLDDPLSAVDARVGRHLFEECIQGYLKGKTRILVTHQLQYLSQADSIIVLDRGTVEHQGTYNELGKSNISFVLDSHNAENCKVEETGDGDNNDPKTHTSSEGDDVDRISNVAESVEEYRDVSEEEVATGDMSNQVYWGYFAAGGNVCFLAFLVLVFIAAQLSSSGTDYWVTYWTNNEILKAVNSLNGTVRTGNDSEDATSLFYDEYGTFRTDLAVYIYTGCIVACVILTSLRSFLFMSNCINSSRNVHNAMFSNLLRATMRFFNTNPSGRILNRFSKDIGSMDEQLPKVMLETLQIFSVMIGILVMVMVVNYWMAIPTVIVISIFYVIRVYYLKTAQDVKRLEGITKSPVFSHVTSTLDGLTTIRSSGNSVAVMLRKEFDDYQDSHTAAWYLTIASGTAFGFFLDIISCGFIACVCFSFILMDDGYTLGGSVGLAISQSLILTGMVQYGIKQSTDVIAQMTSVERVLQYTNLPQEGPFTTDNPPPPTWPPKGALVFKEVSMKYAEDKPPVLKNLNVNIKPGWKIGIVGRTGAGKSSLISALFHLTGDGLEGEILLDGIDTKSIGLHELRPRISIIPQEPILFSASLRYNLDPFDQFSDTQLWDSLREVELGDAIPSLEFQVAGGGANLSVGQRQLICLARAILRNNRLLVLDEATANVDRGTDALVQNTIRRRFADCTVLTIAHRLNTIMDSDRVLVMEGGRIVEFGHPYVLLKNRNGPLSLMVQQTGKGMAEELAEIAEAAYQMNPEFAQAYKSGVIIDGTNNQITYL; this is encoded by the exons atggATACTAGAGAGAAACATGAAGGACGTAAAAATCCCCAGGAATCCTCGAACATAATCAGTTTGTTATTCTTTGG ATGGATGATACCGATATTCTGGAAAGGTGCAAAACGTGATCTGCAAGTAACAGATTTGTACGATCCGCTAAAATCCGACGAATCTGGACGCCTTGGGGACCAACTTCAGAA aGAATGGgaaaaagaattgataaaaGCGGACGGTGAGTTGGTACTTGGAAAAGACGGCAAGAAGAAGGCGAAGCAGCAGCCAAGCCTGACTTGGGCGATAGTGAGGGTGTTCTGGGTTCGCTACATGTTCCAAGGGCTGCTGTTGTTCTTCCAGTTAATGGTGTTCAAAATACTCCAGCCAATACTGCAAGGCTGGATAATCGATTACTTCAATCCGggcgaaaatacgatatcgcGTAACGACGTTCTTCTCTACGCTGGTTACCTGATCCTCGTCACATTGGGAATAGTTTTCATAACCCATCACACAAATCTGCAAGTGCAAAAAGTTGGCATGTGCATCAGGGTAGCGTGCTGTTCGTTGATTTACAGAAAG GTTCTTCGTCTCAATCAGGCTGCATTGAACAACACCGCTGCTGGCCAGGTGGCCAATTTGATCAGCAATGATGTGGCGCGTTTCGATTTCGTCCCGATgtttcttcatttcatttgGATCATGCCGCTGCAG GTGCTAGTGATAGGCTACGTGATGTGGCAGTCAGTTGGCATTGCTTCTTTGGTAGGAATCGGAGCGATGATGCTGCAGACGATACCGATTCAAGGTTACATGAGCCATGTGAGCGCGAAATTCAGATCAAAGATCGCGGTCAAGACTGACCACAGGGTGCAACTGATGAGTGAACTGATTTCCGGGATACAG GTGGTGAAAATGTACTCGTGGGAAAAGCCATTCGATATGATAGTGTCGAAGGTTCGAGGACTCGAAATGAAACTAATTGCTGTTACGACATATCTGAGAGGCATTTACCTCAGTATAATGGTCTTCTCCGAACGAATGACACTATACTTGACACTAATTACTTTTGTATTGATGGGCAATACCTTAACTGCTGATGTATCGTTCGTGCTATCGACCCTGTTCAATGTTTTGCAAATGACATGTGCAATTTGCTTTCCGCAAGCTATAATCATGGCTGGAGAAACCGCAGTGTCATTGAAGAGATTGACG gAGTTCTTACTTCTGGATGAGATCAAAGCTCCGGAAAAGGTGGATAAGAAACTGAAGAATGGCACAGTGTATGCGGAAAAGCAGACGACAGGTCAACGGTTCAAAAATGGGGTTGGAATTGAAATGGTCAACGTAGCAGCGAACTGGGTTCACGGTCAGCTCCCGCCAACTTTGTGTCAAGTGTCACTGGACGTTGGGGTTCAGTCGCTCTCCGTTCTCGTGGGTTCTGTCGGCTCGGGTAAATCATCATTGCTGCACTTGATACTCGGTGAATTGCCATCGGGAGCTGGAAGCGTGAATTTATACACCAGTGAAAACGGCGTGAAAACGATCGTCAACCCCAAGGACATCCGTATCTCGTACGCAAGTCAGGATCCTTGGCTTTTCTCAGCCTCCATTCGTGACAACATTCTTTTCGGTCAGCCTTTTGATAGGATCAAGTACCAAGAG GTCACCAGAGTCTGCGCTTTGCTTAAGGACTTCGAGCAGCTACCTCAAGGTGACATGAGCTTCGCTGGCGAAAGAGGCGCATCCTTGTCCGGAGGACAGAGGGCTCGGGTTAATCTGGCTAGAGCcgtttacagagacgctgatCTATACCTGCTCGATGATCCACTCAGTGCAGTCGATGCTCGAGTAGGTCGTCACTTGTTCGAGGAGTGCATCCAGGGATACCTGAAGGGAAAAACCCGCATCTTAGTTACTCATCAACTCCAGTATCTTTCGCAAGCGGACAGCATAATCGTTTTAGACCGC ggcACCGTTGAACATCAGGGCACGTACAATGAGCTGGGCAAGTCAAACATCAGCTTTGTTTTGGACTCTCATAATGCCGAGAACTGCAAGGTCGAAGAGACTGGCGACGGAGATAACAATGACCCAAAG ACACATACGTCATCGGAAGGCGACGACGTTGACCGGATTTCTAATGTTGCGGAGAGCGTTGAGGAGTACAGAGACGTGAGCGAGGAGGAGGTAGCCACTGGAGACATGTCGAACCAGGTGTACTGGGGCTACTTTGCAGCCGGTGGAAACGTGTGTTTTCTGGCCTTTCTTGTGCTAGTCTTCATCGCAGCTCAACTGTCTTCCAGTGGCACCGACTACTGGGTGACCTACTGGACGAACAACGAGATCCTCAAAGCCGTGAACTCCTTGAACGGCACTGTCAGAACTGGGAACGATAGCGAAGATGCGACTTCACTATTCTACGATGAGTATGGAACTTTCCGGACAGACCTGGCGGTCTACATTTACACAGGGTGCATCGTTGCCTGCGTCATCCTCACTTCGCTGCGGAGCTTCCTTTTTATGAGCAATTGCATCAACTCCAGTCGAAATGTTCACAATGCCATGTTTTCAAACCTTCTGAGAGCCACGATGAGATTCTTCAATACCAATCCATCTG GAAGAATCCTCAATCGCTTTTCTAAGGATATTGGCTCGATGGACGAACAGCTGCCCAAAGTGATGCTCGAGACTCTTCAGATATTCAGTGTTATGATTGGAATTCTGGTCATGGTTATGGTTGTCAATTACTGGATGGCCATACCAACTGTTATCGTGATTTCTATATTTTACGTAATCAGGGTCTACTACCTCAAGACTGCCCAGGACGTTAAGCGGCTGGAAGGAATCA ccAAAAGTCCCGTCTTCTCTCACGTAACCTCCACTCTTGATGGGCTAACGACGATTCGAAGCAGCGGCAATTCAGTCGCAGTAATGTTACGCAAGGAATTTGACGATTATCAGGACTCGCACACCGCAGCCTGGTACCTGACCATCGCCTCTGGAACCGCCTTTGGTTTCTTCTTGGATATAATTTCCTGCGGTTTCATCGCCTGCGTCTGTTTCTCTTTTATCCTCATGGACGATG GATATACACTCGGGGGCTCTGTCGGACTTGCCATTTCTCAATCCTTGATATTGACCGGCATGGTCCAATACGGAATCAAGCAAAGCACTGACGTAATCGCTCAAATGACGTCTGTTGAAAGGGTGTTGCAATACACCAATTTGCCGCAGGAGGGACCTTTCACCACTGACAATCCGCCTCCACCAACGTGGCCTCCCAAGGGTGCCCTGGTCTTCAAAGAAGTGTCCATGAAATACGCTGAGGACAAACCGCCGGTGCTGAAG AACCTGAACGTGAACATAAAGCCTGGTTGGAAGATCGGTATAGTGGGACGAACCGGGGCTGGGAAATCCTCGCTAATCTCAGCGCTGTTTCATCTCACCGGAGATGGACTGGAAGGGGAAATTCTGTTGGACGGGATCGACACGAAGTCGATTGGACTACACGAACTTCGCCCCCGGATTTCGATTATTCCTCAGGAGCCGATTCTGTTCTCCGCGAGTCTCCGTTACAACCTGGATCCTTTCGATCAATTTTCGGACACCCAGCTTTGGGACAGTCTGCGCGAAGTCGAACTTGGGGACGCGATTCCATCTCTGgaatttcaggtcgctggtgGTGGAGCCAATCTCAGTGTTGGACAACGCCAATTGATTTGCTTGGCCAGAGCGATTCTCAGAAACAACCGTTTGCTGGTTCTCGATGAAGCTACCGCCAACGTTGACCGAGG CACCGACGCGTTGGTTCAAAACACAATCAGACGAAGGTTTGCCGATTGCACTGTACTGACAATAGCTCATCGTCTGAACACGATAATGGATAGTGACCGAGTGTTGGTTATGGAAGGTGGTCGGATAGTG GAATTTGGCCACCCTTATgttcttttgaaaaatcggaACGGTCCGTTGTCGTTGATGGTGCAACAGACCGGCAAAGGCATGGCAGAAGAGCTCGCCGAGATTGCTGAGGCAGCTTATCAAATGAATCCCGAGTTTGCTCAGGCATACAAAAGCGGCGTCATCATAGACGGCACTAACAACCAGATCACTTATCTCTGA
- the LOC124411667 gene encoding ATP-binding cassette sub-family C member 4-like, with product MDRREKKSLRNPKETSNILSRLFFGWMVPIFWKGTKRDLEVTDLYDPLKSDESESLGDRLEKEWKKELTKVELEEQLARKKDPNKAVKRRPSLFWAIARVFWVPYMLQGLLFFIQLMGLRIIQPTIQGWVIKYFDNDQGTTTKDQVMIYAACLILVTLGVVFITHHTTLATQQIGMRVRVACCSIIYRKVLRLNLAAVSNTAAGQVANLISNDVARFDIAPMFLHYIWIMPLQVVLIGYVMWQSVGPAALVGIGTLILQTIPIQGYLSRLSAKFRSKIAVKTDNRVQLMSELISGIQVVKMYSWEKPFELIVSKVRALEMKLIGYTSYLRGFHLSIMIFSERVTLYLTLITFVLMGNYLTADVTFVLATLFNVLQLTCAIAFPQAVIQSAETVVSLNRLTNFLLLDEVKAIEKSNHLTFNNGAALQLSEKSNGKVPQHDQGISIELVNVAANWVYGQLPPTLCQVSMEVKSKSLTVLIGSVGSGKSSLLHLVLGELPLGAGSLTLYSGEGSARTRVANKDIRISYTSQDPWLFSGSIRDNILLGQPYDEIRYQDVARVCALLKDFEQLPQGDLSFVGERGASLSGGQRARVNLARAVYRDADLYLLDDPLSAVDARVGRHLFEECINGFLKEKTRLLVTHQLQYLNQADKVVVLNQGNIERQGTFEDLAKSNFHILDSEDSEEHEEVEKSKEQSVEFKDEPVVVASNDEQESGPPKSEEQTVKDMSEEEVAKGSMSNKVYWGYFLAGGNICSLVLMALAFIIGQAAANGCDYWVTFWTNQNTLLRKFNEQNSTGQFDNTDSVWFNEYGLFKKDIAIYIYTGCIVSSILILTVRSMIFVTICMNASRNIHNSMFANLLRATMRFFNTNPTGRILNRFSKDVGAMDELLPKAMLEALQIFTVMLGILVMVAVVNQWMLIPTIIMAVIFYTIRVYYLKTAQDIKRLEGITKSPVFSHVSSTLDGLTTIRSRGAFVEGMLRKEFDNYQDTHTGAWYLTIAAATAFGFLLDLFSCIFIACVCYSFILMDDGTVMGGSVGLAISQSLILTGMVQYGVRQSAEVISQMTSVERVLQYTRLPQEGPFTTEKPPPDTWPEKGALVFKDVSMKYAKNKPPVLKNLSVDIKPGWKIGIVGRTGAGKSSLISALFCLTGDGLEGEIVLDGIDTKTVGLHELRPRISIIPQEPILFSATLRYNLDPFEQYSDAQLWDSLREVELGNAVPSLDFHVAGGGTNFSVGQRQLICLARAILRNNRVLVLDEATANVDRSTDALIQNTIRKRFAKCTVLTIAHRLNTIMDSNRVLVMGGGNIMEFGHPHLLLQNPDGHFSQMLQQTGKAMAEKLSRIAESAYQLSSEFSEKSNGSTVTSSDQLTNL from the exons atggacagaagagagaagaaaagccTCAGAAATCCTAAGGAAACTTCGAACATATTAAGCCGGCTGTTTTTTGG atggATGGTACCAATTTTTTGGAAAGGTACAAAGCGAGACTTGGAGGTGACAGATTTATACGATCCTTTGAAATCAGATGAATCCGAAAGCCTCGGGGATCGACTCGAAAA AGAGTGGAAGAAAGAACTGACGAAAGTTGAATTGGAGGAGCAATTGGCGAGGAAGAAAGACCCCAACAAGGCTGTGAAGCGTCGCCCCAGCCTTTTTTGGGCAATTGCGCGGGTGTTCTGGGTTCCATACATGCTTCAAGGGCTGCTCTTTTTCATACAGTTGATGGGACTTCGGATAATACAGCCGACAATCCAGGGCTGGGTTATTAAATACTTCGACAATGACCAAGGAACGACAACGAAAGACCAAGTAATGATATACGCCGCTTGTTTGATCCTCGTCACCCTTGGTGTCGTCTTCATAACTCATCACACGACGCTGGCCACTCAACAAATCGGAATGCGAGTCAGGGTCGCTTGCTGCTCCATTATATACAGAAAG GTTCTGCGCCTTAATCTGGCTGCAGTGAGTAACACGGCTGCTGGTCAAGTGGCAAACTTGATCAGTAACGATGTTGCCCGATTTGATATAGCTCCCATGTTTCTTCACTACATTTGGATTATGCCGTTACAG GTCGTTTTGATTGGGTACGTGATGTGGCAGTCAGTTGGCCCGGCTGCCTTGGTCGGAATCGGCACACTGATATTGCAGACGATACCCATTCAAGGGTACTTGAGTCGTCTCAGCGCCAAGTTCAGATCCAAGATCGCGGTGAAGACGGATAACCGAGTGCAGCTGATGAGTGAGCTCATTTCTGGTATTCAG GTGGTCAAAATGTACTCATGGGAAAAGCCGTTCGAATTGATAGTGTCGAAGGTTCGAGCCTTGGAGATGAAGCTGATTGGTTACACGTCGTACCTCAGAGGATTCCACTTGagtataatgattttttcggAAAGAGTGACGCTCTATTTGACCCTGATCACCTTTGTACTGATGGGAAATTATCTCACCGCTGATGTCACCTTCGTGCTGGCCACCCTGTTTAACGTCCTCCAACTTACCTGTGCAATCGCTTTTCCTCAGGCCGTAATCCAGTCCGCTGAGACGGTGGTGTCTTTGAACAGATTGACG aatttcctATTGCTGGACGAAGTGAAAGCCATCGAAAAATCCAATCACTTGACTTTCAACAACGGTGCGGCTCTTCAACTCTCTGAAAAGTCGAATGGGAAAGTCCCGCAGCATGATCAAGGTATTAGCATCGAGCTGGTGAACGTCGCTGCAAACTGGGTGTACGGCCAACTGCCGCCAACGCTGTGCCAAGTATCGATGGAAGTCAAAAGCAAGTCACTCACGGTCCTCATCGGCTCCGTCGGTTCGGGCAAATCGTCTCTTCTGCATCTTGTTCTTGGTGAGTTGCCCCTCGGCGCTGGAAGTCTGACACTATACTCCGGTGAGGGCAGTGCTAGGACCAGGGTCGCCAACAAGGACATCCGGATCTCGTACACCAGTCAGGATCCTTGGCTGTTCTCGGGGTCCATAAGGGACAACATTTTGCTCGGTCAGCCGTACGACGAGATAAGATACCAGGAT GTCGCTAGGGTCTGCGCTCTCCTAAAGGACTTTGAGCAGTTGCCTCAGGGCGACCTGAGCTTCGTCGGAGAAAGAGGCGCGTCTTTGTCTGGAGGACAAAGAGCTCGGGTCAATCTGGCCAGAGCCGTTTACAGGGACGCTGATCTGTACCTACTCGATGATCCACTCAGTGCAGTCGATGCTCGAGTAGGTCGTCACTTGTTCGAGGAATGTATCAATGGTTTTCTGAAGGAGAAAACCAGGCTCCTCGTCACTCATCAACTTCAATATCTTAATCAGGCGGACAAAGTCGTCGTTCTTAATCAA GGCAATATCGAACGTCAGGGCACATTCGAAGATTTGGCCAAATCTAATTTCCACATTCTGGATTCGGAAGATTCGGAGGAACATGAGGAagtcgaaaaaagtaaggagcAGAGTGTGGAGTTCAAG GACGAACCAGTGGTAGTAGCGAGCAATGACGAACAGGAATCGGGACCTCCGAAGAGTGAAGAGCAGACGGTGAAAGACATGAGTGAGGAGGAAGTGGCGAAGGGAAGCATGTCGAATAAAGTCTACTGGGGCTACTTTTTGGCGGGTGGAAATATCTGCTCGCTAGTGTTAATGGCGTTAGCATTCATCATCGGCCAAGCGGCGGCGAACGGATGTGACTACTGGGTCACATTTTGGACGAATCAAAACACCTTGTTGAGAAAGTTTAATGAACAAAATTCAACCGGCCAATTTGATAACACTGATTCCGTTTGGTTCAACGAATATGGACTgttcaaaaaagacattgcgATCTACATTTACACCGGGTGCATCGTTAGCAGCATATTGATCCTCACTGTTCGCAGCATGATATTCGTCACGATCTGTATGAACGCCAGTCGCAATATTCACAACTCCATGTTCGCAAATCTGCTCAGGGCTACTATGCGATTTTTCAACACGAATCCGACCG GAAGGATTCTGAACCGATTTTCTAAGGACGTAGGAGCCATGGACGAGCTACTGCCGAAAGCGATGCTCGAAGCACTTCAGATATTCACTGTCATGCTGGGAATACTGGTAATGGTTGCAGTTGTCAACCAGTGGATGCTTATACCAACCATTATCATGGCTGTCATCTTCTATACTATCAGAGTTTATTATCTTAAGACTGCCCAGGACATCAAACGACTTGAGGGAATAA CGAAAAGTCCAGTTTTCTCGCACGTCAGTTCCACTTTGGATGGACTGACGACAATCAGAAGCCGAGGTGCTTTCGTCGAAGGGATGCTGAGGAAAGAATTCGACAACTATCAAGACACGCATACCGGTGCCTGGTACCTGACCATAGCCGCTGCAACGGCTTTCGGGTTCCTCCTCGACCTATTTTCGTGCATTTTTATCGCCTGCGTTTGTTACTCGTTTATCCTAATGGATGATG GAACCGTTATGGGCGGATCCGTCGGCCTTGCCATTTCGCAATCTCTCATACTGACCGGAATGGTTCAATACGGAGTGAGGCAGAGCGCCGAAGTAATCTCGCAGATGACATCGGTGGAGCGGGTTTTACAGTACACAAGGCTCCCCCAGGAGGGACCTTTTACCACTGAGAAACCTCCACCAGACACTTGGCCTGAGAAGGGTGCTTTAGTGTTCAAGGACGTGTCCATGAAGTATGCGAAGAACAAGCCACCAGTGTTGAAA AACCTCAGCGTGGACATAAAACCCGGCTGGAAGATCGGCATAGTGGGAAGAACCGGTGCTGGTAAATCATCACTCATCTCAGCTCTGTTCTGTCTGACTGGAGACGGACTTGAGGGCGAGATCGTTTTGGACGGGATCGACACGAAGACTGTTGGACTGCACGAGCTGCGTCCCCGGATCTCGATCATCCCTCAGGAGCCGATTTTGTTCTCCGCCACACTCCGGTATAACTTGGATCCGTTTGAGCAGTACTCTGATGCCCAGCTTTGGGACAGTCTCCGTGAAGTTGAACTCGGCAACGCCGTTCCATCCCTCGACTTCCACGTCGCTGGGGGTGGCACCAACTTCAGTGTTGGTCAACGTCAGTTGATTTGTCTCGCTAGAGCCATACTGAGGAATAATCGAGTGCTCGTTCTTGATGAAGCTACCGCCAACGTCGATCGTAG CACCGACGCTCTGATCCAGAACACTATCAGGAAGAGATTTGCCAAGTGCACGGTTTTGACAATAGCCCATCGCCTGAACACGATAATGGACAGTAATCGAGTGTTGGTCATGGGAGGGGGCAATATCATG GAGTTTGGTCACCCTCATTTGTTACTGCAAAATCCAGACGGTCACTTCTCGCAAATGCTTCAACAAACTGGAAAAGCGATGGCTGAAAAACTGTCAAGGATTGCCGAGAGTGCTTATCAACTTAGCTCCGAATTCAGCGAAAAATCAAATGGTAGCACAGTTACCAGCAGTGATCAGCTGACCAATTTAtag